CTTGTAGCCCTGAAGGGCGAGTTGGCCTCGCGTCTCCTCGGCAGGGCATCTGCCGACCAGTCGCTGGTCGGCAAGCTGATGGACCCGGGCTCGGACGTCCTAAGCCTTCTTGACGACAGGGCGAAGGGCAAGGCGGAAGACAAGAAGAAGGGCAAGGCGACCGGTACGAAAGCCAACCCCAACGTCGATGTCTTGATCAGCATTCCCAAGTCGTGGTGGGAGAAGCCGCACCGGCAGAAGCTGCGCTATTTCATTCCGGAGTGGGACGACTTGGTCGATCCCGACTACGACTTCCTGAACGATGAGCACTCGGGAGGACGCGGGGACTGGTCCAACGAAGTGTACGCGCACCAGATGTATCCGGAGCCCAACTACGACGGCATTCTCATGTCCCGTGCGGTGGCAGAGAAGAGTAAAAAAAAGAAGCAGCGGATCAACGCCATGGGCGTGCACCGGTTCCTGCGGGTGCCGCGCGAGTTCCCGATCATGGGGGGACTGCGGCGCCTTCGACTACATCATGGAGGAGACGCCCCCGTACAGCACGGAGGACGTGCTCGACTACTACACCCGGCTCGACTTCGATATGGGCGTCAGCGTCGACCACCTGATCGTGACCGCTACGGAAGCTCAGAAGCAGTTCCGCTACGACCTGACCATCCACAACGCCGAGGACTTCCTCAAGCAGCACCGAGCCGCCGGACTCAAATGGGAACCCATCGGCTCCGTCCAGGGATGGGACCCCAAGAGCTACGCAGAAGCCGCCCGCCAGTACGTGGCCATGGGCTACAAGCGGATTGCCCTCGGGGGATTGGTGCGAACAAGGAATGGCGGCATTTTTGACATTCTGGAGGAGATCCGGGGGACCATCCCGGAGTCGACCGATATCCACATTTTCGGCGTAGCAAGGCTGGACGCTCTACCCGTGTTCTCTAGTCTTGGAGTGACTTCTGTGGACAGCGCATCAAGCCTCCGGATGGCTTGGATGAGGACGACTAACAGCTACCTGACAGAGGAGGGCCCCTATGCCGCCCTCCGCATCCCCGAAGCAGGGAAGAGCTTCCGGGCCAAGCGCATGCGCGAACACCCCGAACTGAGCGAGTCAAGAATCCAGGAACTGGAGCGCAATGCTCTCGACTCCGTCAGGGCGTACGGGGATAGAGGCTGCTCCCTGGATACGTGTGTTGAGGCGCTCCTTGAGTATGACCAATACGTGACGAGTGAGAGAATCGACATGGAGTCGCACTACCGTCATACGCTGGAGCAACGCCCTTGGGAGCGGTGCACCTGTGCGGTCTGTCAG
This genomic window from uncultured Draconibacterium sp. contains:
- the dpdA gene encoding tRNA-guanine transglycosylase DpdA; translation: MSTREDAGTGPTKCTRTRCIRSPTTTAFSCPVRWQRRVKKRSSGSTPWACTGSCGCRASSRSWGDCGAFDYIMEETPPYSTEDVLDYYTRLDFDMGVSVDHLIVTATEAQKQFRYDLTIHNAEDFLKQHRAAGLKWEPIGSVQGWDPKSYAEAARQYVAMGYKRIALGGLVRTRNGGIFDILEEIRGTIPESTDIHIFGVARLDALPVFSSLGVTSVDSASSLRMAWMRTTNSYLTEEGPYAALRIPEAGKSFRAKRMREHPELSESRIQELERNALDSVRAYGDRGCSLDTCVEALLEYDQYVTSERIDMESHYRHTLEQRPWERCTCAVCQKWGIEVAIFRGNNRNRRRGFHNTCIYYRQLQDVLQGKDVMLPNGKMTDYACPKQPLLFDDRGE